A single region of the Negativicutes bacterium genome encodes:
- a CDS encoding DHH family phosphoesterase, whose protein sequence is IYHQHPDGDCLGSTVALAQMLRQAGATVQIVDDERIIPRLLQPLLEGIEQLSSKAIEKVGVLILVDCCEPKRTPTFWQKLLDLSESILVIDHHQTAWDCEYDGWINVRAAATAEMLTELLLLQPEWQNENIRRSLFVGLAADTGFFHYANTTAATFQAAAVLRQNPNSIYQRYFSNYTLPEVRAFAVALQRLLSEEGVLTSYFNYDEMQQLQDSDIISEVMEMLQRVDSCRIVAFMKEIDHDIWKISLRQRDSEYDLAAFAAARGGGGHRQAAAFQKSGSLQEVQQQLRSEWKEVR, encoded by the coding sequence TGATTTATCATCAGCATCCGGATGGAGACTGCCTGGGCAGCACGGTAGCCCTGGCGCAAATGCTGCGTCAAGCGGGAGCGACCGTCCAGATTGTCGATGATGAACGGATCATTCCACGTTTATTGCAGCCTCTGTTGGAGGGGATCGAGCAGCTTTCCAGTAAAGCGATTGAAAAAGTCGGTGTTCTGATTTTAGTAGATTGCTGTGAACCAAAACGGACACCTACTTTCTGGCAAAAACTATTGGATTTGAGTGAAAGTATCCTGGTGATTGATCATCATCAAACTGCCTGGGACTGCGAATATGATGGTTGGATCAATGTCAGGGCGGCCGCGACCGCGGAAATGCTGACGGAATTGCTCTTGCTGCAACCGGAATGGCAAAATGAGAACATACGCCGCAGTTTATTCGTCGGTTTGGCTGCCGATACGGGGTTCTTTCACTATGCCAATACGACGGCGGCAACTTTTCAGGCGGCAGCTGTTTTACGGCAAAATCCCAACAGTATTTATCAGCGTTATTTTTCCAATTATACACTGCCTGAAGTGCGGGCTTTTGCTGTCGCCCTGCAGCGTTTACTGTCCGAAGAGGGTGTTTTGACTAGCTACTTCAATTATGATGAAATGCAGCAGCTGCAGGACAGTGATATCATCAGCGAGGTTATGGAAATGCTGCAGCGTGTTGACAGCTGCCGCATCGTGGCTTTTATGAAAGAAATTGATCACGATATTTGGAAAATTTCTCTCCGGCAGCGCGACAGTGAGTATGATCTGGCCGCTTTTGCCGCTGCGCGCGGCGGTGGGGGCCATCGCCAGGCAGCGGCATTTCAAAAAAGTGGCAGTTTGCAGGAAGTGCAGCAGCAGCTGCGCAGCGAATGGAAAGAAGTCAGGTAA
- the truB gene encoding tRNA pseudouridine(55) synthase TruB has product MERSQVTDMHGVINLAKPAGPTSHDLVAFLRRQLKVKQIGHTGTLDPLATGVLPLCVGDATRLAEYLTGRSKTYRVSLLLGWRSDSYDLSGCLTESAAFSLAANEVLQVLSHFRGELQQIPPMHSAISVNGTRLYELARKGESIEREARPILIEELRLLTELPAALQKGSCLALEVTCSKGTYIRTLCEDIGNQLGCGAVMQQLQRTRSGLFCLEQAFSKEEVEEACAANQAAKLFSKLTPAHLGLPACILSDTMLRELHFGRTVWLPAAAVEAKEILVCDAEGNLHAIAEIGLDTCRQNLVLKPHKVFVNLIAMDLPAIKAQIKQVTVCR; this is encoded by the coding sequence ATGGAAAGAAGTCAGGTAACAGACATGCATGGAGTGATCAATTTAGCAAAGCCAGCCGGACCAACCTCCCATGATCTGGTTGCTTTTTTGCGCCGACAGCTGAAAGTCAAACAAATTGGCCATACCGGTACGCTGGATCCTTTGGCTACCGGTGTGCTGCCGCTTTGTGTGGGAGATGCCACCCGTTTGGCAGAATATCTGACCGGCAGGAGTAAAACCTACCGTGTCAGCCTGCTGCTGGGCTGGCGTTCCGATTCCTACGATCTGAGTGGTTGTCTGACGGAGAGCGCGGCGTTCAGCCTCGCAGCAAACGAAGTGCTGCAGGTGCTTTCGCATTTCAGAGGGGAGCTGCAGCAAATTCCGCCGATGCACTCCGCAATTTCGGTCAATGGCACCCGTTTATATGAATTGGCACGCAAAGGTGAAAGCATCGAGCGGGAAGCCCGGCCGATACTGATTGAAGAACTGCGCCTGCTTACCGAGCTGCCGGCTGCGCTGCAAAAGGGCAGCTGTCTTGCATTGGAAGTCACTTGCAGCAAAGGGACTTATATACGGACGCTCTGTGAAGATATCGGCAACCAGTTGGGCTGCGGCGCCGTCATGCAGCAACTGCAGCGAACCAGAAGCGGGCTTTTCTGCTTGGAGCAGGCGTTTTCAAAAGAAGAGGTAGAAGAAGCATGTGCAGCCAATCAGGCAGCGAAGCTTTTCAGCAAACTGACGCCTGCGCATCTTGGCTTACCTGCCTGCATTCTGAGTGATACAATGTTGCGGGAACTTCACTTCGGACGGACGGTGTGGCTGCCCGCTGCGGCAGTGGAAGCGAAAGAAATACTCGTTTGTGATGCGGAAGGAAATTTACACGCCATTGCAGAAATCGGATTGGATACTTGCCGGCAAAACCTGGTTTTAAAGCCGCATAAAGTCTTCGTCAATCTGATCGCGATGGATCTTCCTGCAATCAAAGCGCAAATAAAACAGGTGACAGTATGCAGATAA
- the rpsO gene encoding 30S ribosomal protein S15: MLDKELKQEIIQTYQLHEGDTGSPEVQIAILTERINQLTEHLKIHRKDHHSRRGLFLMIGQRRGLLDYLKKVDIDRYRVIIEKLKIRR; encoded by the coding sequence ATGTTAGACAAAGAACTCAAACAAGAAATCATTCAGACATATCAGCTTCACGAAGGCGATACCGGATCTCCGGAAGTTCAAATTGCCATCTTAACGGAGCGGATCAATCAACTGACCGAACATCTGAAAATTCACCGTAAAGACCATCATTCCCGTCGCGGTTTATTCCTGATGATTGGTCAGCGCCGTGGCTTATTGGATTATCTCAAAAAGGTTGATATTGACCGTTATCGTGTCATCATCGAGAAGTTAAAAATCCGTCGTTAA
- a CDS encoding polyribonucleotide nucleotidyltransferase — protein MLQEVKRDIAGRALKIETGRLAKQADGAVLVSYGDTVVLVTACVSKEPRLGTDFFPLTVDYEERLYSVGKIPGSWGRREGRASEKATLSARVTDRAIRPLFPEGFRNDVQIVVTVLSVEQDNAPEVAAIIGASTALCLSGIPFNGPIASVMMGYDGEQLIVNPTAEQEKIGILHLQVAGTRDAINMVEAGAKEVQEDVIIDALARAHVVIKEIIAMEDELIAMAGKEPMQVAVYTVPAEIMADVRTMALRPIYEASATQEKLARETAIEQVNAEIKAALAEKYPDNSKDIGEALNEVLKEVVRDMILAGNRPDGRVMTEIRPISIEVGVLPRTHGSGLFTRGQTQVLTSATLGAMGDVQKLDGLSEEDDTKRYMHHYNFPPYSVGETRPMRGPSRRDIGHGALAERALLPMLPDEEQFPYTIRLVSEVLESNGSSSMASVCGSTLALMDAGVPLQSPVAGIAMGLIKEGDRIAILTDIQGLEDHYGDMDFKVAGTAKGINALQMDIKVAGLDLDIMRRALAQAKEGRLFILNKMLTVLPEPRKEMSPFAPRILTLKIDVDKIRDVIGPGGKVIQKIIAETGVKIDVEQDGRIFIAVPGMQYENGLKALKIIEGITKDVVVGTVYLGKVTRVEKYGAFVEVLPGKEGLVHVSQLALERIENPADVVSVGDEILVKVTEIDKQGRINLSRKEVIKEDAMRS, from the coding sequence ATGCTGCAAGAAGTAAAACGAGACATCGCCGGCAGGGCCTTGAAAATTGAAACCGGCCGTTTAGCAAAGCAAGCCGACGGAGCTGTGCTGGTCAGTTATGGGGATACGGTTGTGCTGGTCACAGCCTGCGTATCCAAAGAACCGCGTCTGGGTACGGATTTCTTTCCTCTTACCGTAGATTATGAAGAACGGCTCTATTCCGTCGGTAAAATTCCCGGTTCCTGGGGCAGACGGGAAGGCAGGGCTTCTGAGAAGGCGACGCTTTCCGCTCGGGTCACCGATCGGGCAATTCGTCCGCTTTTCCCGGAAGGTTTTCGTAATGATGTACAGATCGTCGTCACTGTTTTGAGTGTGGAGCAGGATAACGCACCGGAAGTCGCAGCCATCATCGGCGCCTCAACCGCGCTTTGCCTTTCCGGTATTCCCTTCAATGGTCCGATCGCCAGTGTTATGATGGGCTATGACGGAGAACAATTGATTGTCAATCCGACTGCCGAACAGGAAAAAATCGGCATTTTGCATTTGCAGGTAGCGGGAACCAGAGATGCGATCAATATGGTAGAAGCCGGTGCAAAGGAAGTGCAGGAAGACGTCATCATCGACGCTTTGGCCCGGGCGCATGTCGTGATCAAAGAAATCATTGCGATGGAAGATGAACTGATCGCAATGGCTGGAAAAGAACCGATGCAGGTCGCTGTTTATACCGTTCCGGCAGAAATTATGGCTGACGTGCGCACCATGGCGCTGCGTCCGATTTACGAAGCCTCTGCGACACAGGAGAAATTGGCGCGGGAAACCGCAATCGAGCAAGTCAATGCCGAAATCAAGGCTGCTTTGGCAGAAAAATATCCGGATAACAGCAAAGACATCGGCGAAGCACTGAACGAAGTCCTCAAAGAAGTTGTGCGCGATATGATCTTAGCGGGGAATCGTCCGGATGGTCGGGTGATGACTGAAATCCGTCCGATCAGTATCGAAGTAGGCGTCCTGCCGCGGACCCATGGTTCCGGTTTATTTACCAGAGGGCAGACGCAGGTTTTAACTTCCGCTACACTGGGCGCGATGGGGGATGTGCAGAAATTGGATGGTTTGTCCGAAGAGGATGATACCAAACGCTATATGCATCATTATAATTTTCCACCTTACAGTGTGGGCGAAACTCGTCCGATGCGCGGACCGAGCCGCCGCGATATTGGCCACGGCGCTTTGGCGGAGCGTGCTTTGCTGCCTATGCTGCCGGACGAAGAACAGTTTCCTTATACGATTCGTCTGGTTTCCGAAGTATTGGAATCCAACGGTTCCAGTTCGATGGCTTCCGTTTGCGGCAGTACCCTGGCTTTGATGGATGCCGGCGTGCCTTTGCAGTCACCGGTTGCCGGTATTGCCATGGGTCTGATCAAAGAAGGGGACCGCATCGCAATTTTAACGGACATTCAAGGACTGGAAGATCATTACGGAGACATGGATTTTAAAGTGGCAGGCACCGCCAAAGGCATCAACGCGCTGCAGATGGATATTAAAGTAGCCGGTTTGGATTTGGATATCATGCGCCGGGCTTTGGCGCAGGCAAAAGAAGGCAGGCTGTTTATTTTAAACAAAATGCTGACAGTCTTACCGGAACCGCGCAAAGAAATGTCTCCTTTTGCTCCGCGTATTCTGACTTTGAAAATTGATGTGGATAAAATCCGCGATGTCATTGGACCGGGCGGCAAAGTAATCCAAAAAATCATTGCAGAAACCGGTGTGAAAATCGATGTGGAGCAGGACGGCCGCATCTTCATTGCAGTGCCGGGGATGCAATATGAAAACGGGCTGAAAGCGCTGAAAATCATCGAAGGAATCACGAAAGACGTTGTGGTCGGCACGGTTTATCTGGGTAAAGTCACGCGTGTCGAAAAATACGGTGCTTTTGTCGAAGTCTTACCGGGCAAAGAAGGTTTGGTGCATGTATCGCAGCTTGCTTTGGAAAGGATCGAGAATCCTGCGGATGTTGTTTCTGTCGGCGATGAAATTTTGGTCAAAGTCACCGAAATTGATAAGCAAGGTCGGATTAATCTTTCCCGTAAAGAAGTGATTAAAGAGGATGCCATGCGTTCTTAA
- a CDS encoding dUTP diphosphatase (catalyzes the formation of dUMP from dUTP) — protein sequence MRGFSWITACQDQNAALPQRKTSGSAGYDLEAAQTVTLRPGETALVATNLKAYMQANEVLLIMIRSSLALKQNLLLANGVGVIDADYYNNPDNEGHILLAVRNLGEQDALITKGQAIAQGIFTQYLVSEQEVNVSSPRQGGFGSTDPK from the coding sequence ATGCGAGGGTTTTCTTGGATTACAGCCTGTCAGGATCAAAATGCCGCGCTGCCACAGCGTAAAACGAGCGGCAGCGCCGGTTATGATCTGGAAGCTGCCCAAACCGTCACGCTGCGGCCGGGGGAGACCGCTTTGGTAGCAACCAATTTAAAAGCTTATATGCAGGCGAACGAAGTGCTGCTGATTATGATTCGCAGCAGCTTAGCTCTCAAACAAAATTTGCTGCTGGCCAATGGTGTTGGCGTGATCGATGCCGACTATTATAATAACCCGGACAACGAGGGGCATATCCTCCTGGCTGTGCGCAATCTGGGGGAGCAAGACGCGCTCATCACCAAGGGGCAGGCAATTGCCCAGGGGATTTTTACACAGTATCTGGTCAGTGAGCAGGAAGTCAACGTTTCGAGTCCGCGTCAAGGCGGTTTCGGCAGTACGGACCCCAAGTAA